Genomic window (Rosa chinensis cultivar Old Blush chromosome 6, RchiOBHm-V2, whole genome shotgun sequence):
CCGCGTGACTCAGAACCGTCACCACCGCGTGACTCAGAAACGTCACGAGAGTTGCAGCCAAGGACTTAGAAGCCAGCCAAATCTTTCCAGCACGTGAATACCAAACCAGATCCCAACAGAACTCTACAATCCAAATCCCAAAACCATACaaaacatcaacaaaacccatcAGCAAATCGCCAGGCAAGCAATTGCCAGGCATGAGGGTAaccaaaagaaatagaaaaaagaaagaggaataGAGATAAGCAGCAGCGGATTCGCTGACATGCCTATGTAAGACATCCGATACAACGCCGTATTCAGAGAATCAAATCGGTGAACATTCGTTTAAAACAGTGATGGGTATGAAGCATGTGCACCTGAAACGTGAAGAATCTAGGATTTGAAAAGcagaaggagaggaagaagagtgGGGGGACATGAGAGGGATAAGAATCGAAGAGAATGAAGAAGGAAAAGGGGATAGATGGGATGGGTAATCTGGGCTCTAAAGATGAATAAGATTTGGGTTATGGGGGAATTGGGGAAACGAAGGAAACCGAAAGCTGACGATAAGCAAAACTGCCACCGCCGGGGCAGAGAGCTACCACGAAGGGTAGGGGAAAAACAGGGAAAATTGGAGACTCCCCCAACTCTAAAGCCAAAGATCCAGATCAGAAGGATCTAGATCTGCCAAGAGAAGGGGGAGAAGGAGAAAACCTAGTCTGGTGGGTTTCTTAGAGAGAAGGGAGACTTTCTCACTCTACTTTTAAGAAGGGCGGCCGCTAATGGAGCTATGCCTGGTTCAACCCCATACCGGATTTTGCACGACAAATATTGGTAGATGGGGTTCTATTCAGTGTACATTTGCTTCTTCATTGAGctcaatcaatcatctataTTGTTATCACTTATCAGAAGAAGAGGTTAGCAATACGTAATGCCCGGACTTCgagtttggttttgtgttcGAGTGTGAGAAGTTAAACATTCGAAGCAAAAAATGAATTTTCAATTGTTGAAACACCCTCCAAATGTCAACAGGCTTTACAAATATGAAAACTCAACTTTAACCCATTTTGGCATGCATTGTTTAGAGAACTACAACCTTTAACAAGCATGAGTAGAAAAGAATTTTCCCAGAATAGCAAATGAAAATCAAGCAATGATAAGAAAACCAGAACAAAGTCACGCCAAGGTTAGGAGTTTGAAGTTTGTGCATAACAGCCTCTACTGTCTGCGAATTTTCAGTATTGTCACAAATGAGAATAACTACGATACACACAACCataaacaaagagagagagaaaaatgcaAGGAACCCACTCAGAAGGTTGGTCAAGTCTTGAGAAGAGCCTTGAGCATGATTTTGTTTAACTAAACAATGAGTTAACAAAAGCACTCGTCAGATAACAGATGGATATTGTTTTGCCTGCTGCCGCACTCTTCTCCTGTACTCAACTGGTTCCTGCACATCAGAATCATATATATTTGGTTAAACATAAGTTCACTAACAAGAGAACAAGATgcaactagaattcaaaacaaaccTGGATGAAGAGCTGATAACCCTCAGTTTGTGCAGGATCAGCAGGGTTAGGCTGGTCTAGCAAGTCCTGAATGCCTACTAGGATTTGCTTCACAGTAATGGCAGGCCTCCACCCCTGAAAAAGGAATTCCCATTACGCGACAATAATTGACAAAATCTCCCTATATAAGTAAATGTAGTGATATTTACTCACCTTATCCTCATTGAGAATTGAAAGGCAAACGGTTCCAGAAGGATAAACATTAGGGTGGAAAAAACCCTGAGGGAACTTGCACTTTGGGGGTTTGCTGGGGTAATCCTCACTGAACTGGAGTGTAAGTGGATAGTTGCCACCCTCCCAATCAGTCTGCATTTGAAATATGGTCAATATTGATAGTACAAAAACATTCACATCATCAATGAAGAGGCAAAAATATGAAGCAACAATGGACACTGGCAATGtcgttatctataaagcaacaAATATCAACTCATCTAGACCATAACATGCTCGTTAAGTTGCTACATTAATCTCCAACCTCCAATATTCAATTAATAGACCCTCTCTACACAACTACAATCAATAAGATCTTTGAGGCTTAAATGAATCATCCGTTTAAAATTCTCCAGATGGCACATTACATCCTACTCATGGTTTCTATCTGTTGTACTTCAGGTTGCCCAACAGAGAAACAAATACATCATAACAGGAGACAGTCCACGACGACAACAACAATATTAAAAGAGCTCAGAATGTaagaaaataatccacaacatCAACTCGACAGGGTTACTAAATACTAATGCGAAAGGATAAACGTCTAGACAGAAGATACCAGTCAATTGATCTATAGTAGAGCTGCTGCTGCCAGACTCCGAAGAGTTGCTATGAA
Coding sequences:
- the LOC112173564 gene encoding SUMO-conjugating enzyme SCE1, which produces MSGGIARGRLAEERKSWRKNHPHGFVAKPETGADGSVNLMVWQCLIPGKPATDWEGGNYPLTLQFSEDYPSKPPKCKFPQGFFHPNVYPSGTVCLSILNEDKGWRPAITVKQILVGIQDLLDQPNPADPAQTEGYQLFIQEPVEYRRRVRQQAKQYPSVI